Proteins encoded in a region of the Deefgea piscis genome:
- a CDS encoding hybrid sensor histidine kinase/response regulator, whose translation MKTATFGQLELNTEASLLTARTKFRRVLQSIELAPHLIDFYAIGFSLLIRALVDGKIGALTLHYDQQNIYLTANALAVAPKEIETFFKKQAASNSSQWTYSFGFAGQNVSPSLLQSIQEIITQPSREALFAELSSRNTQLAEQQNGLEQEIERRTMALTDSEARSRAVLEGAPVAVALLNNQGIITDWNRAAELTFGFERQFAIGKQIIDLIALPEKSLLYEILSYHLNEESKNKVGNLFWDLEAKNKSGSKLSIEVGITIYQQNEDWVATLFARDISQRKKNEVELQIAKAKAEDAASVKSMFLANMSHEIRTPMNAIIGMSHLALKTDLNPKQHDYVAKIHNAGTSLLGIINDILDFSKIEAGKLHIEQIKFELDQVLTNVSTITSQKAYEKGLEFIIHPLTGIPAHLIGDPLRLGQILTNLINNAIKFTDQGEVDIRINLVEQLDNRVKLEFRVSDSGIGMTPEQQEHLFSPFTQADSSTTRKYGGTGLGLTISKRLVEIMSGQMAFTSQPGMGSCFYFTAWFGHDDIENVPRVFPTKVNNLRILVVDDTDSARQLLHEILSTMPVQIEICDSGAAAVEMALGALQHKNPFHLILMDWQMPGMDGITAAREIRQHLPGQNQPRIVLVTAFEREEVHQTVRDDLLDAVIVKPVTASSLVDCMVELFAPEQKSNSGDQISHDQENHSLLKGMRVLLTEDNLINQQIAFELMSSVGIEVTIANHGQEAISILEQHPDQYFSVILMDMQMPVMDGYEASRHIRADARYDTVPLLAMTAHAMVEERERCLSLGMNDHISKPIDPAVLFERLQHWKTQKQSATPLNEQSSILHLATAQYIDTARETASPTSLMPSPSTKEQTDNEISNTLSAIAKLPGIDLIGGLSRLMNNKPLYLQLMRQFCQSEVDCISRINAAINNNDRATASRYAHTIKGVAANLGVTQLAEDAGIVEHFLRTENDQHDLTPWLNNIESALKSIGNVVCNLKNQSNATNTTKNTARSANPEERILLNELLSLLKQMDCEALDFFEVNRATFSSIFNNDDFSDLNSTIECCDLSAAHTKLNKLLTTNESLMPVN comes from the coding sequence ATGAAAACGGCAACATTTGGACAGCTCGAACTCAATACTGAAGCCAGTTTACTCACCGCTCGAACTAAATTTAGACGTGTGTTACAAAGTATTGAACTCGCCCCCCATTTGATTGATTTTTATGCAATTGGCTTTTCTTTACTTATTCGTGCATTAGTCGATGGCAAAATCGGTGCTTTAACCTTGCATTATGACCAACAAAACATCTATTTAACCGCCAATGCACTTGCGGTGGCCCCCAAAGAAATTGAAACCTTTTTTAAAAAACAAGCAGCGAGCAATAGCTCGCAATGGACTTACTCGTTTGGGTTTGCAGGTCAAAACGTTTCGCCTTCATTACTGCAATCAATACAAGAAATCATCACACAGCCAAGCAGAGAAGCGCTTTTTGCTGAACTATCTAGCCGCAATACACAATTAGCAGAACAACAAAATGGCTTAGAACAAGAAATAGAACGCCGAACCATGGCCCTTACCGACAGCGAAGCGCGCTCTCGAGCGGTTCTTGAAGGCGCTCCCGTGGCGGTCGCCTTACTAAACAACCAAGGCATCATTACCGACTGGAATCGTGCGGCAGAACTGACTTTTGGTTTTGAGCGACAATTTGCCATTGGCAAACAAATCATTGATTTAATTGCACTACCCGAAAAATCTCTGCTCTATGAAATTTTAAGTTATCACTTAAACGAAGAATCAAAAAATAAAGTCGGTAATTTATTTTGGGATTTAGAAGCAAAAAATAAAAGTGGCAGCAAACTATCTATTGAAGTTGGCATTACTATTTATCAACAGAATGAAGATTGGGTTGCAACACTCTTTGCCAGAGATATTAGTCAGCGCAAGAAAAATGAAGTTGAGCTACAAATTGCCAAAGCCAAAGCCGAAGATGCGGCCAGCGTAAAATCAATGTTCTTAGCCAATATGAGCCATGAAATTCGCACGCCAATGAATGCCATCATCGGCATGAGCCACTTAGCCTTAAAAACAGATTTAAATCCAAAGCAGCATGATTATGTCGCCAAAATTCATAATGCAGGCACTTCATTACTCGGCATTATCAATGACATTCTTGACTTTTCAAAAATAGAAGCCGGCAAACTGCATATTGAGCAGATCAAATTTGAACTGGATCAAGTGCTCACGAATGTCAGCACAATCACCAGCCAAAAAGCATACGAAAAAGGGCTGGAATTTATTATTCATCCTTTAACTGGCATTCCGGCCCATTTAATTGGTGACCCATTGCGGCTTGGCCAAATTCTAACCAATCTGATTAACAATGCCATCAAATTTACCGATCAGGGTGAGGTCGATATTCGCATCAATTTAGTAGAGCAACTCGATAATCGCGTGAAGCTCGAATTTAGAGTTAGCGATAGCGGCATTGGCATGACCCCAGAACAACAAGAGCATTTATTTTCACCCTTTACTCAGGCCGATAGCAGCACCACACGCAAATATGGTGGCACCGGACTGGGTTTAACCATTAGTAAACGCTTGGTTGAAATTATGTCTGGGCAAATGGCATTTACTAGCCAGCCGGGCATGGGCAGTTGCTTTTATTTCACTGCGTGGTTTGGTCACGATGATATCGAAAATGTGCCGCGTGTATTTCCGACCAAGGTCAACAATTTACGCATTTTAGTCGTCGACGATACCGACAGCGCCCGCCAGCTATTGCATGAAATTTTATCGACCATGCCAGTGCAAATCGAAATTTGTGACTCTGGTGCCGCAGCGGTTGAAATGGCCTTAGGTGCTTTGCAGCACAAAAACCCTTTCCATTTGATTTTAATGGATTGGCAAATGCCGGGAATGGATGGCATTACCGCCGCCAGAGAAATTCGCCAGCATCTACCCGGACAAAACCAACCGCGCATTGTTTTAGTCACTGCGTTTGAGCGTGAAGAAGTTCACCAAACGGTTCGTGATGATTTGCTCGATGCCGTAATTGTTAAACCGGTGACGGCTTCAAGTTTAGTCGATTGTATGGTCGAGCTGTTTGCACCGGAGCAAAAATCCAATAGCGGCGATCAAATCAGCCATGATCAAGAAAATCACTCATTACTCAAAGGTATGCGCGTCTTACTCACCGAGGACAATTTAATTAATCAACAAATTGCTTTTGAATTAATGAGTTCAGTCGGCATTGAAGTGACCATTGCCAACCATGGCCAAGAAGCGATCAGCATTTTAGAGCAACATCCAGATCAATATTTTTCAGTCATTCTAATGGACATGCAAATGCCCGTAATGGATGGGTATGAGGCTAGTCGGCATATTCGCGCTGATGCACGCTACGATACCGTGCCCTTACTCGCCATGACCGCGCATGCAATGGTCGAGGAGCGCGAACGCTGCTTATCACTTGGAATGAACGATCATATTTCCAAACCGATTGACCCTGCAGTTCTATTTGAGCGCTTGCAGCATTGGAAAACACAAAAACAGTCCGCTACGCCACTCAATGAGCAATCATCAATACTGCATTTAGCCACCGCTCAGTATATTGATACGGCGCGTGAAACCGCTTCACCTACCAGCTTAATGCCATCGCCATCAACAAAAGAGCAAACCGATAACGAAATCAGTAATACCTTAAGCGCGATTGCTAAATTACCCGGCATTGATTTAATCGGTGGTTTAAGTCGCTTAATGAATAATAAGCCATTATATTTACAGCTAATGCGTCAATTTTGTCAAAGTGAAGTCGATTGTATTTCTCGTATTAATGCGGCGATTAATAATAACGACCGAGCAACAGCTTCTCGTTATGCGCACACCATTAAAGGTGTCGCCGCTAACTTAGGTGTAACTCAACTGGCTGAAGATGCCGGTATTGTTGAACATTTTTTACGCACAGAAAATGACCAGCACGACTTAACCCCTTGGCTCAACAATATTGAATCCGCATTAAAGTCCATAGGCAATGTGGTATGTAATTTAAAAAATCAATCCAATGCCACTAATACCACAAAAAACACAGCGCGCTCGGCAAACCCAGAAGAACGAATATTACTGAATGAACTACTATCCTTATTAAAACAAATGGATTGTGAGGCACTGGATTTTTTTGAAGTTAATCGAGCCACGTTCTCTTCAATTTTTAATAACGATGATTTTTCTGATCTCAACTCAACGATTGAATGCTGTGATTTATCAGCGGCACATACAAAATTAAACAAGTTACTAACTACCAATGAATCATTAATGCCGGTTAACTAA
- a CDS encoding SpoIIE family protein phosphatase codes for MEMTQPTVRPYQHANIGRPCFGETVTGDGYVVIDLEDSLLIGIIDVLGHGEEAHELARFCESWLKSHASSDILGLMHELHIQLKGSRGTALTLAHLKPPLIRSVGIGNTMLYRMKDQPKSVAAQSGILGQIMPTLRIVETPLIAGDLIFLVTDGISEHLDNWRLMSWFSLPLNRFCVEILREYGKEHDDATCLAVRYLP; via the coding sequence ATGGAAATGACTCAGCCAACCGTACGCCCATATCAACACGCCAATATTGGCCGACCTTGCTTTGGTGAAACCGTCACTGGGGATGGCTATGTGGTGATTGATCTAGAAGACAGCCTGCTCATTGGCATTATTGATGTGCTTGGGCATGGCGAAGAAGCACACGAGTTGGCGCGCTTTTGTGAGTCGTGGCTAAAAAGCCATGCCAGCAGCGATATTTTGGGCTTAATGCACGAGTTACATATTCAACTCAAAGGTAGCCGAGGAACAGCCTTAACGCTCGCCCACTTAAAGCCACCTTTAATTCGTTCTGTGGGCATTGGCAATACCATGCTGTACCGAATGAAAGATCAACCGAAAAGTGTTGCTGCGCAATCCGGTATTTTGGGTCAAATTATGCCGACCCTAAGGATTGTTGAAACCCCTTTAATTGCTGGTGATCTGATTTTTTTAGTCACTGATGGCATTAGTGAACACCTAGATAATTGGCGCTTAATGTCTTGGTTTTCACTGCCACTAAATCGATTTTGTGTTGAGATCTTACGAGAGTATGGCAAAGAGCATGATGATGCGACATGTCTAGCAGTGAGGTATCTACCATGA
- a CDS encoding anti-sigma regulatory factor: protein MLTYSEVMSRYSDTGLATQIATCISELAMNIIKYAQYGEVYIHYQNNCSIEIIAEDHGPGIANIEQAMQDHFSSKGTLGLGLPGVKRMVDEFEIQSKINHGTRIRVKKWINDY from the coding sequence ATGCTCACTTATTCCGAAGTCATGTCACGCTATAGCGACACCGGATTAGCCACCCAAATTGCCACATGTATTTCTGAATTAGCCATGAACATTATTAAATATGCGCAATATGGTGAGGTTTATATTCATTACCAAAATAATTGCAGCATTGAAATTATTGCCGAAGACCATGGCCCGGGGATTGCCAATATTGAGCAAGCGATGCAAGACCATTTCAGTAGCAAAGGTACGCTAGGACTAGGCTTACCCGGCGTCAAACGCATGGTCGATGAATTTGAAATCCAATCAAAAATAAATCACGGCACCCGAATACGCGTAAAGAAATGGATTAATGATTACTAA
- a CDS encoding protoglobin domain-containing protein, protein MQTDLREMKTSGLMKMHDLDESDLVMVRKYGAIISPKLEEYAVIFYEWIAELPEYQVLFSNPEVMGRARSEQINYWRSFFNARVDDTYVQERRKIGEVHARVGLSLPSYFAAMNVSFIIFTKKLYDGGLYSEEYSSAISALTKLMHFDITIVVETYSRLINERISKQSKALMEMSTPVTQIWQDILMLPVVGIIDSKRAQDIMMTILSRIGETRAKVFIMDISGVAVVDSAVANHLFKITKSTGLMGCTSLISGISPAIAQTIVNLGINVDEVNSTATLRDALEQAFKIIGRTVT, encoded by the coding sequence ATGCAAACTGATCTTAGAGAAATGAAAACGTCAGGCCTGATGAAAATGCATGATCTTGACGAAAGCGATTTAGTCATGGTTCGTAAGTATGGCGCGATCATCAGCCCCAAACTGGAAGAATACGCGGTGATTTTTTACGAGTGGATTGCTGAGCTGCCTGAATACCAGGTGTTATTTAGCAACCCTGAAGTGATGGGTCGTGCGCGCAGCGAGCAAATCAACTATTGGCGGAGTTTTTTTAATGCCCGTGTTGATGACACTTATGTGCAAGAGCGGCGAAAAATTGGTGAAGTCCACGCCCGCGTTGGCCTGTCATTACCCAGCTATTTTGCCGCAATGAATGTGTCATTTATTATTTTCACTAAAAAACTCTACGATGGCGGTCTGTATAGCGAAGAGTACAGCTCGGCCATTAGTGCGCTCACCAAGCTCATGCACTTTGACATCACGATTGTCGTTGAAACCTATTCTCGCCTGATCAATGAGCGCATCAGTAAGCAAAGTAAAGCGCTGATGGAAATGTCAACCCCCGTCACACAAATCTGGCAAGACATTTTAATGCTGCCGGTGGTTGGCATCATCGACTCTAAGCGCGCGCAAGACATCATGATGACCATTTTGTCGCGCATTGGTGAAACCCGCGCCAAAGTTTTCATTATGGATATTTCTGGCGTGGCGGTGGTTGATTCGGCGGTGGCCAACCATTTATTTAAAATCACCAAATCAACGGGATTAATGGGCTGTACCAGCCTGATCTCAGGGATTTCGCCGGCCATTGCTCAAACCATTGTGAATCTTGGCATCAATGTCGATGAGGTGAACTCAACCGCCACGCTGCGTGATGCGCTAGAGCAAGCGTTTAAAATCATTGGTCGTACGGTCACCTAA
- a CDS encoding cryptochrome/photolyase family protein, with protein MTTTALVWLRRDLRLFDHHAMYEALKNADQVILAFVFDTTILKDLPKQDRRVEFIWEALKEIKTELRQYNTDLVIRHGDPRTEIPALVEQFDISAVYCNRDYEPQAIERDGYVAASLKEKGVAFNTYKDQVIFEQDQILSQSGGMYSVFSPYKRTWLATLRDQDVAAYPVNRVIKQLKPLKPQYFPSLKELGFAKTNLTQLKVPLGMSGGEKLFEDFKRRINDYKDARDFPAIKGVSYLSAHIRFGTVSIRELVRFAHEHGGIGAETWLSELIWREFYSQILWHRPDVVEHTFKPEFDQLPFPNHPELFAAWCAGETGYPIVDAAMRQLTQTGYMHNRLRMITASFLVKDLLVDWRWGEQFFAEHLLDYDLASNNGGWQWAASTGCDAQPYNRIFNPVLQSEKFDANGQFIRRYVPELAELPDVAIHSPWAFSANERRGALFVSFLEQTDYFPPIVDHAEQRAAALALYQNH; from the coding sequence ATGACTACCACTGCCCTCGTCTGGCTGCGCCGCGATTTGCGCTTATTTGACCATCACGCGATGTATGAAGCGTTAAAAAATGCCGACCAAGTGATTTTGGCTTTTGTTTTTGACACAACAATCTTAAAAGATCTTCCTAAACAAGACCGCCGGGTGGAGTTTATTTGGGAAGCGCTTAAAGAAATCAAAACCGAGTTGCGCCAATACAATACCGATCTCGTCATTCGTCATGGCGACCCTCGGACGGAAATCCCAGCGCTGGTCGAACAATTTGACATCAGCGCCGTGTATTGCAATCGCGATTACGAGCCACAAGCGATTGAACGTGATGGGTATGTAGCTGCAAGCCTTAAAGAAAAAGGCGTAGCGTTCAATACCTATAAAGACCAGGTTATTTTTGAACAAGATCAAATCTTATCGCAAAGCGGCGGCATGTATAGTGTGTTTTCGCCGTACAAACGCACGTGGCTGGCCACGCTGCGCGATCAAGACGTTGCGGCCTACCCCGTCAATCGCGTGATCAAGCAGCTAAAGCCGCTGAAGCCACAATACTTCCCGAGTCTTAAAGAGCTGGGCTTTGCCAAAACCAATCTCACCCAGCTAAAAGTACCGCTAGGCATGAGTGGCGGCGAAAAGTTATTCGAAGACTTCAAACGCCGTATTAATGATTACAAAGATGCTCGTGACTTTCCGGCGATTAAAGGCGTTTCTTATCTATCGGCGCACATCCGCTTTGGTACGGTATCGATTCGTGAGCTAGTGCGTTTTGCACATGAACACGGCGGCATTGGCGCAGAAACTTGGTTATCGGAACTCATCTGGCGTGAATTTTATTCGCAAATTTTATGGCATCGGCCGGATGTGGTTGAGCATACGTTTAAGCCAGAATTCGATCAGTTGCCGTTCCCGAATCATCCCGAGTTATTTGCGGCATGGTGCGCCGGTGAAACCGGCTACCCAATTGTCGACGCCGCAATGCGCCAATTAACGCAAACCGGTTATATGCACAATCGATTGCGCATGATTACCGCCAGCTTTTTGGTCAAAGATTTACTGGTTGACTGGCGCTGGGGCGAGCAATTTTTTGCCGAACACTTACTCGATTACGATCTAGCTAGTAATAACGGTGGCTGGCAATGGGCCGCGTCCACCGGTTGCGATGCTCAGCCATATAACCGCATCTTTAACCCGGTATTGCAATCGGAAAAATTCGATGCTAACGGTCAATTTATTCGTCGTTATGTGCCCGAATTAGCCGAGCTACCCGATGTGGCAATTCACTCGCCATGGGCTTTTTCTGCCAATGAGCGGCGCGGCGCATTGTTTGTGAGCTTCTTAGAGCAGACTGATTATTTCCCACCGATTGTTGACCATGCCGAGCAACGCGCTGCGGCACTCGCGCTGTATCAAAATCACTAA
- a CDS encoding GntR family transcriptional regulator: MFILNPALPTPIYRQIQDQVRRLIAGGQLLPGTALPSVRELAEIHAVNPMTISKAYSLLEAEGLLARQRGKPMTVAEHPPPHILASLQLHTILRDTITAARQLGLSDAELIAALHAELNQDQDHE, from the coding sequence ATGTTCATCTTAAACCCCGCTTTGCCCACGCCGATATATCGGCAAATCCAAGACCAAGTGCGCCGCTTGATTGCGGGTGGGCAATTACTGCCGGGCACCGCGCTGCCATCGGTGCGCGAGTTGGCCGAAATTCATGCCGTTAATCCCATGACGATTTCCAAAGCCTACAGCCTGCTTGAAGCCGAAGGCTTGTTGGCGCGGCAACGCGGTAAACCAATGACCGTCGCTGAGCACCCGCCGCCGCACATCTTAGCCAGTCTTCAATTACACACGATTTTGCGCGACACCATTACCGCCGCGCGCCAACTGGGATTGAGCGACGCCGAGCTAATCGCCGCCCTCCATGCTGAACTGAATCAGGATCAAGACCATGAATGA
- a CDS encoding ABC transporter ATP-binding protein: MNDRNPAVLETLVTAKDVALGVVNCAGQTLTIMPGQVVGLLGKNGAGKTTLLDGLLGYTFLNAGEVSLFGHKPTELPADVCSQIGFVAQQDDLLPWLTGSEMLAATRLFYPHWNHQLVDRLLDRWSVPTWQKVSDMSVGERQKLALVAAMAHEPKLLVLDEPAASLDQLARRALIGELIDIVADGERSILLSSHIFSDIERVASEVWLLEKGRITYQGGLDELKESVVRLHLSRPLQVNGSLALTTKQVIRTEVNTGRETWIIRGWNEALAAECAAQITSPYQVEALGLEDAFVEISQ; the protein is encoded by the coding sequence ATGAATGATCGCAACCCTGCGGTATTAGAAACCTTAGTCACGGCTAAAGATGTCGCTCTTGGTGTCGTCAATTGTGCGGGGCAAACGCTGACGATTATGCCGGGGCAAGTGGTGGGCTTGCTGGGTAAAAACGGCGCGGGCAAAACCACCTTGCTTGATGGCTTGCTGGGCTATACGTTTTTGAACGCAGGGGAGGTGAGCCTATTTGGCCATAAGCCCACCGAATTACCCGCCGATGTTTGTAGCCAAATTGGCTTTGTTGCGCAGCAAGATGATTTGTTGCCGTGGCTCACCGGCAGCGAAATGCTGGCGGCGACGCGACTTTTTTATCCACATTGGAATCATCAATTAGTGGATCGTCTGCTTGATCGTTGGTCGGTGCCAACGTGGCAGAAAGTTAGCGATATGTCGGTCGGCGAGCGGCAAAAGTTGGCGCTGGTCGCTGCCATGGCGCATGAACCCAAGCTGCTGGTGCTGGATGAGCCTGCCGCCAGTTTAGACCAACTGGCACGCCGCGCTTTGATTGGTGAATTGATTGATATTGTCGCCGATGGCGAGCGATCTATTTTGTTATCCAGCCATATTTTCAGCGACATCGAGCGCGTTGCCAGCGAGGTGTGGTTGCTAGAAAAAGGCCGTATCACCTATCAAGGCGGCTTGGATGAACTGAAAGAGTCCGTCGTTCGCTTGCATTTAAGCAGACCGTTGCAAGTGAATGGCAGCTTGGCGCTGACCACCAAGCAGGTGATTCGCACCGAGGTGAATACAGGGCGAGAAACATGGATTATTCGTGGCTGGAATGAAGCGCTGGCTGCCGAATGCGCCGCCCAAATTACGTCGCCGTATCAGGTTGAAGCGCTGGGGCTGGAAGACGCTTTTGTGGAGATCTCGCAATGA
- a CDS encoding YqgE/AlgH family protein: MNLSRHFLIAMPNLVDPIFAKSLTYVCEHNEKGAMGVIMNRPLGMTLTTLFEQIDLEMHRPDVAELPVHFGGPVQTDRGFVLHTPLGDWQSSLIISPEIGLTTSKDILLAVSEGKGPEKLFVSLGFAGWEAGQLEKEIFENSWLTVPVETMQQLFDIPSEERYAAALALLGVDVAMLSKEIGHA, translated from the coding sequence ATGAATCTTTCTCGACACTTCCTGATCGCGATGCCGAATCTGGTCGATCCTATTTTCGCTAAATCACTCACTTATGTGTGTGAACACAATGAAAAAGGCGCGATGGGGGTGATTATGAACCGTCCGCTCGGCATGACGCTGACGACCTTATTTGAACAAATCGATCTGGAAATGCATCGTCCAGATGTGGCGGAATTGCCGGTTCATTTCGGCGGGCCAGTGCAGACCGACCGTGGCTTTGTGTTGCATACCCCATTGGGCGATTGGCAATCTTCTTTAATTATTTCACCCGAAATCGGTTTAACCACGTCAAAAGATATTTTATTGGCGGTGAGCGAAGGCAAGGGGCCAGAAAAACTATTTGTTTCTTTGGGCTTTGCCGGTTGGGAAGCGGGCCAGCTAGAAAAAGAAATCTTTGAGAATTCTTGGCTGACGGTGCCGGTTGAAACGATGCAACAACTGTTTGATATCCCTTCTGAAGAACGCTATGCCGCTGCGCTGGCTTTATTGGGCGTGGATGTGGCGATGTTGTCCAAAGAGATTGGTCACGCATGA
- the ruvX gene encoding Holliday junction resolvase RuvX codes for MSTILAFDFGEVRIGVATGSTEIGIATPVETIAFEENDKKFARIEALIKEWQPSLLVVGLPCYLDGTEHDMTRMARRFANRLNGRFSLPVHLVDERLSSAAASSALNETGLKGRKQKTALDQVAAMQILQTYFDTPPV; via the coding sequence ATGAGTACGATTTTAGCTTTTGATTTTGGTGAAGTGCGAATCGGCGTGGCCACGGGTTCGACCGAAATCGGCATTGCGACGCCCGTTGAAACCATTGCTTTTGAAGAAAACGATAAAAAATTTGCCCGCATCGAGGCGCTGATTAAAGAATGGCAACCTTCGTTGTTGGTGGTGGGTTTGCCGTGTTATCTCGATGGTACCGAGCATGATATGACACGCATGGCTCGTCGCTTTGCTAATCGCCTGAATGGGCGATTTTCTTTGCCGGTGCATTTGGTCGATGAGCGCTTAAGTAGTGCGGCGGCCAGCTCGGCTTTAAATGAGACGGGCTTAAAAGGTCGTAAACAAAAAACTGCGTTGGATCAAGTGGCGGCGATGCAAATTCTGCAAACTTACTTTGATACACCGCCCGTCTAA